From a region of the Chrysemys picta bellii isolate R12L10 chromosome 7, ASM1138683v2, whole genome shotgun sequence genome:
- the GNAT1 gene encoding guanine nucleotide-binding protein G(t) subunit alpha-1, giving the protein MGAGASAEEKHSRELEKKLKEDAEKDARTVKLLLLGAGESGKSTIVKQMKIIHQDGYSLEECLEFISIIYSNTLQSMLAIVRAMGTLSIQYGDSARQDDARKLLHLADTIEEGTMPKEMSDIIARLWKDAGIQACFERASEYQLNDSAGYYLRDLARLVAPGYVPTEQDVLRSRVKTTGIIETQFSFKDLNFRMFDVGGQRSERKKWIHCFEGVTCIIFIAALSAYDMVLVEDDEVNRMHESLHLFNSICNHRYFAITSIVLFLNKKDVFLEKIRKAHLSICFPDYDGPNTFEDTGAYIKVQFLELNMRRDVKEIYSHLTCATDTENVKFVFDAVTNIIIKENLKDCGLF; this is encoded by the exons GAGCTGGCGAATCTGGGAAGAGCACGATTGTAAAACAAATGAA GATCATCCACCAGGATGGATACTCCCTGGAAGAGTGCCTGGAGTTCATCTCCATCATCTACAGCAACACCCTGCAGTCCATGCTGGCCATCGTGCGGGCCATGGGCACGCTGAGCATCCAGTACGGGGACTCGGCCCGGCAG GACGATGCCCGTAAGCTGCTGCACTTGGCTGACACCATCGAAGAAGGCACCATGCCCAAGGAGATGTCTGACATTATTGCCCGCCTCTGGAAGGATGCAGGCATCCAGGCCTGCTTCGAGCGAGCCTCGGAATACCAGCTGAATGACTCGGCCGGCTA CTACCTGAGGGACCTGGCACGCCTGGTGGCACCCGGCTACGTCCCCACAGAGCAGGACGTGCTGCGCTCCAGGGTCAAGACCACCGGCATCATCGAGACCCAGTTCTCCTTCAAGGACCTCAACTTCAG GATGTTCGACGTGGGCGGCCAGCGCTCCGAGCGGAAGAAGTGGATTCACTGCTTTGAAGGGGTCACCTGCATCATCTTCATCGCTGCCCTCAGTGCCTACGACATGGTCCTGGTGGAGGATGACGAAGTG AACCGGATGCATGAGAGCCTGCATCTCTTCAACAGCATCTGCAACCACCGCTACTTCGCCATCACCTCCATTGTCCTCTTCCTCAACAAGAAGGACGTCTTCCTGGAGAAGATCAGGAAGGCTCACCTCAGCATCTGCTTCCCCGATTACGACG GACCAAACACGTTCGAGGACACGGGCGCCTACATCAAGGTCCAGTTCCTGGAGCTCAACATGCGCCGGGACGTAAAGGAGATCTACTCGCACCTGACCTGTGCCACCGACACTGAGAACGTCAAGTTCGTCTTTGACGCCGTTACCAACATCATCATCAAAGAGAACCTCAAGGACTGTGGCCTCTTCTga